One genomic window of Odocoileus virginianus isolate 20LAN1187 ecotype Illinois chromosome 8, Ovbor_1.2, whole genome shotgun sequence includes the following:
- the PROZ gene encoding vitamin K-dependent protein Z: protein MAGCIPPPLAILGVLALLAPHAAWPTVFLPASKAHQLLARWRRAGSYLLEELFEGHLEKECFEEICVYEEAREVFEHDESTDEFWRTYMGGSPCTSQPCLNNGSCQDTIRGYACTCAPGYEGPNCAFAKNECHALRLDGCQHFCHPGPESYSCSCARGHKLGRDHRSCLPHDRCACGTLGSECCQRPQQSQQDLPPFPWQVKLTNSEGKDFCGGVLIQDNFVLTTAKCSLLYRNISVKTSSDFPVRVKGVHVHTRFEADTGHNDVALLDLARPVRCPDAGRPVCTADADFAERVLLPQPGVLSGWTLRGREMVPLRLRVRHVEPAECGRALNATVTTRTSCERGAAADAARWVAGGAVTREHRGAWFLTGLLGAAPPEGPGPLLLIKVPRYALWLRQVAQQPNLARPRGGQGQGRGGEPVPGDLGGRWAPTALPPGPLV, encoded by the exons ATGGCCGGCTGCATCCCGCCACCGCTCGCCATCCTTGGGGTCCTAGCCCTTCTCGCCCCGCACGCCGCCTGGCCCACAG TTTTTCTTCCCGCATCGAAAGCGCACCAACTTCTGGCCAGGTGGAGGCGAGCCGGCTCCTACCTCTTAGAAGAGCTCTTTGAGGGGCATTTAGAGAAGGAGTGCTTCGAAGAGATCTGCGTCTATGAGGAGGCGAGAGAAGTGTTTGAACATGACGAGTCCACG GATGAATTCTGGAGGACATACATGG GCGGCTCCCCTTGTACCTCCCAGCCTTGTCTCAACAACGGGTCCTGCCAGGACACCATTCGCGGCTACGCCTGCACCTGCGCACCGGGCTATGAAGGCCCCAACTGCGCCTTCG ctAAGAACGAATGTCACGCTCTGAGGCTGGACGGGTGTCAGCACTTCTGCCACCCCGGACCAGAGTCCTACTCCTGCAGCTGTGCAAGGGGCCACAAGCTGGGCCGAGACCACAGGTCCTGCCTCCCCCACG ACAGGTGTGCGTGTGGAACCCTCGGTTCTGAGTGCTGCCAGAGGCCCCAGCAAAGCCAGCAAGACCTTCCACCTTTCCCGTGGCAG gtaaaactaacaaattctgaaggaaaagaCTTCTGCGGGGGTGTTCTAATACAGGACAACTTTGTGCTGACAACAGCTAAATGCTCACTACTGTACAGAAACATCAGTGTGAAAACGA GTTCCGACTTTCCGGTGCGCGTGAAGGGCGTCCACGTGCACACGAGGTTCGAGGCGGACACCGGGCACAACGACGTGGCCCTGCTGGACCTGGCGCGGCCCGTGCGCTGCCCCGACGCCGGGCGGCCAGTCTGCACGGCCGACGCGGACTTCGCCGAGCGCGTCCTCCTGCCGCAGCCGGGCGTCCTGAGCGGCTGGACCCTCCGCGGCCGCGAGATGGTACCCTTGCGGCTGCGCGTCAGGCACGTGGAGCCCGCGGAGTGCGGCCGCGCCCTCAATGCCACGGTGACCACACGGACCAGCTGCGAGCGGGGCGCGGCAGCCGACGCGGCGCGGTGGGTGGCGGGCGGCGCGGTGACCCGGGAGCACCGGGGCGCCTGGTTCCTCACCGGCCTGTTGGGCGCCGCGCCCCCCGAAGGGCCCGGGCCGCTCCTGCTCATCAAGGTCCCTAGATACGCGCTCTGGCTCCGGCAAGTCGCTCAGCAGCCGAACCTCGCCAGGCCGAGAGGCGGCCAGGGCCAGGGGCGCGGCGGGGAGCCAGTGCCGGGTGATCTCGGTGGGCGGTGGGCGCCTACGGCCCTTCCTCCGGGCCCTCTCGTCTGA